In Deinococcota bacterium, the genomic window GACCGCTTCAGGAGCATGGCAATACTCACAGCGGTGCAGTGCCCGTAACGCCACCCGCGCGTGGCGCGGGTTCACCCTTTAAGTTCGTCCGCAAGTGCGGCAGCCCGGTCCGCAGAAGCGCGCAACTCTGCTGCAACGAGTGCCTCTAGCTCAGCTTGCTCGTCAGCCGCCAAGGTTTCTCCCTTATCGCGCATCGCACGCCAGCGCCCCATCAGCTCAGCCAATCGCCGCTCCTGGAGCACGCCGAAAAAGCGGTCCGGACGGAAGCTCTGAACAACCACAAGCGTGCCAGCCTCGTCCTTGGATAATTGTGCCGTCAGCGCGTCCAACGCCTCACCTGCGGTTTTGCCCTGCGACTGCTTATCTCCGGCCACGGCACGGTAGGAGACAGCGCCTTCCTTGGCCTGTACGGGCAAGATTGCCACCTTTGTCATCCGTCATAACCTCCTATTGGTCATTCTAATGCCTACGGTCGTACCGTGCCTTCAGCGGCCTAGGCCCCCGTGCTCCCAATCCAAAAATCCACGTACCGGCCCTCCTAAATCCCCGTAGTTTCCATGTTGGCAGCTTTTCGCCGCTCCGCTAGAGTGACGGAGCGATCACAGTTATGCCGTGCAGGCCGAAAATTCCAAGCAAGGAGAAAGCTATGGACATTATCAAGGAGGCATTTCCAGAAGCACAGGCACAGGTCGAAAAGCGGCTCTTTGAAGTCATGGCTGCGGCAGAGGCGCAGGACGTAGAGCTTCTCGAGTCCTATCACCTGTGGGGCCCGAAGTTTAGCAAGTTCGACGATTGGGAGCCCTTGGAACGGCAGGACGCCGAGACGACCAAGAGGCTCGAGCACGAAAGGATGCGTTCGGCGTGGTAGGGGTGCAGCCGGACTTGTTCCCACCCGCCGACACTCAGCGGACCCGGCTTCTCCCAGACGCCGTTAGCGACGCCGACCCGGCCGAGGTCGTGCAAGAGCGCCGCCCGGCGCAAGGCCGCGACATCGGCTGCGGCAAAGCCCAGATTTCGCGCCGTGGCCTCGGCCAGTTCCGCCACGCTTCCGGAGCGGCCTCGCAGAAAGGGCGCCTTCAGGTCGGCCACGTAGGCAAAGGCTCCGGCCACCTCGTCGAGGCGCGTTGCCGATAGCCAGTGCTGCGGCTGCGGTTCGACCTCCACCACGGCGCGGCAGGCGTCCAGGAGCGCCAGTCCTCGAGGAGTTCCAGGCCGTGCTCGAGGAAGGCCGCCGCAACGTCGGGGTCGAGCGCCCCCCGCCATCCGCCGCACCGCCTCGAGTTCCTTTACATTCTAGATTACATTCTGGATCAAACGCAGCGTAGGGCCACTAGGCCCCCGCTAGTGCGGGTACTACGCGGCGGACGGCCTATCGTTTCGGCCCTACCCCCGTCGCCCGGCTCAGGTGGAGCCATGGTGGGGGACTTATGCTGGTTTTTTGATAGTTTAGGGGTAATCGTGGGAGACTGTGGGAATCTGTGGTAAAACTGTGTTAGAGTTCGATTAGCAAGAAAGGGACTGCTGATCGCACTCGAGGCTCCTTGAGGAGCTGAAGGCACGGCAGAGAAGGTGGGAGGTCGGTGGGAGATGCCATTTGGCGAATTTCAGTATTCGGTGGACGACAAGGGGCGCGTCATCGTCCCGCCACCGTTTCGCGAATTCGTCGAGGACGGCATGGTCGTCACCCGCGGCATGGAGGGTTGCCTCTACGTTTTTCCGCTGGCGGCCTGGCGCCGCATCGAGGAGCGGCTGACGGAATTACCCCTGACCGACCACGAGGCGCGCAACTTCGTGCGCTTTTTCTACTCCGGGGCGTCCAAGGCCAAGATCGACTCGGCCGGCCGCATCACCCTGCCCGCGACCCTGCGCATGTTCGCCGACCTCGCCACCAACGTGGTGGTGGCGGGCGCGCCCAATCGGCTGGAGATCTGGGACGAGGCGCGCTGGCTCTCCAACCTGACCGAGGTGCAGTCGAAGCCTCCCGCCCCCGAACTTCTGCGGGAACTCGTCGGATGAGCGAAACGGTGAACGAGGGTGTGAACGAGGGTGTGAACGAGGGTGTGGCCGCGCCTCACCTGCCCGTCATGGTCGCCGAGGTCATGGCAGCGCTGGCGGTCAAGCCGGGCGGCCTCTATATCGACGGCACCTTCGGCGCGGGCGGACACAGCCGCGCCATCCTGGCGGCGGGCGGTTCGGTCTTGGCTATCGACCGCGACCCGCTCGCCCGGGACTACGCAAGGGCGCTCAGCGACGAGGCCGGCGCCGAGGGCCGCCTGCGGCTCGCAGGGGGCAACTTCCGCGACCTCCGCGGCCACCTCATGGCCGCCCGGCTGGGGCGCGCCGACGGCATCCTTTTGGACCTGGGCCTGTCCTCGATGCATGTGGACCATCCGGAGCGGGGTTTCGCCTTTCGCCAGGAGGGCCCCCTCGACATGCGCATGGGCGGGGAGGGCGAGACGGCGGCGGAGGTAGTGAACACGTATGACGAGGCCGAGCTGGCGAGCATCATCTATCGCTACGGCGAGGAGCGCCACAGCCGGCGCGTCGCCAGGCGCATCGCCGAGGCTCGAGCCGAAAAGCCCATCGAGAGCACCACCGAACTCGCCGACATCGTGCGGCGCGCCTACCCTGCAGGACCTCGGCGCGACCATCCGGCGCGGCGCACCTTTCAGGCCTTGCGCATCCATGTGAACGACGAGCTAGGCGCGCTCGAGCAGGCGCTCGAGCAGGCCGAGGAGGTCTTGGCGCCGGGCGGGCGGCTGGTGGTCATCGCCTATCACTCGCTGGAGGACCGCATCGTCAAGCGCTTCCTGCGGGCGAGCACGAGGCTCGAGCCGCTGCACAAGCGCCCGCTGACGGCGACGGACGAGGAGATCGCCAGGAATCCGCGCGCCCGCAGCGCTAAGCTGCGCAGCGCTCAAAAGTCCCCGACGACGCCCGCGGAGGCCAGGCCGTGAGCAGCCTTTTGAAATGCCTGATGCTCCTCTATCTCACGCTGCTTCTCGTCCTCGCCGCGCTCGGCGCCCACAACCAGGCGCTGCACGCCGAGCGCCTCGCCCTCCTCAACCTCAAGGCCCAGCGCGAGCTCGAGCGCGTCGAGCTGCGCGGCCGCAGCGCCGTCATCACCGGCCCGATGGCGGTGCGCGCCTGGGCGCTGTCGCGCGGCATGGTCCCGGTGCCGCAACTGAGCGAGGCCGCCACCGTCATG contains:
- a CDS encoding HDIG domain-containing protein, with the protein product MVEVEPQPQHWLSATRLDEVAGAFAYVADLKAPFLRGRSGSVAELAEATARNLGFAAADVAALRRAALLHDLGRVGVANGVWEKPGPLSVGGWEQVRLHPYHAERILSCSSLLVVSASCRSKGSQSSNLLNFGPHR
- the mraZ gene encoding division/cell wall cluster transcriptional repressor MraZ, translating into MPFGEFQYSVDDKGRVIVPPPFREFVEDGMVVTRGMEGCLYVFPLAAWRRIEERLTELPLTDHEARNFVRFFYSGASKAKIDSAGRITLPATLRMFADLATNVVVAGAPNRLEIWDEARWLSNLTEVQSKPPAPELLRELVG
- the rsmH gene encoding 16S rRNA (cytosine(1402)-N(4))-methyltransferase RsmH; amino-acid sequence: MVAEVMAALAVKPGGLYIDGTFGAGGHSRAILAAGGSVLAIDRDPLARDYARALSDEAGAEGRLRLAGGNFRDLRGHLMAARLGRADGILLDLGLSSMHVDHPERGFAFRQEGPLDMRMGGEGETAAEVVNTYDEAELASIIYRYGEERHSRRVARRIAEARAEKPIESTTELADIVRRAYPAGPRRDHPARRTFQALRIHVNDELGALEQALEQAEEVLAPGGRLVVIAYHSLEDRIVKRFLRASTRLEPLHKRPLTATDEEIARNPRARSAKLRSAQKSPTTPAEARP